From the genome of Camelus dromedarius isolate mCamDro1 chromosome 19, mCamDro1.pat, whole genome shotgun sequence, one region includes:
- the ELOVL5 gene encoding very long chain fatty acid elongase 5 isoform X2, translated as MEHFDASLSTYFKAWLGTRDPRVKGWFLLDNYIPTLVCSILYLLIVWLGPKYMKMRQPFSCRGILVVYNLGLTLLSLYMFCELVMGVWEGKYNYFCQGTHSAGEADMKIIRVLWWYYFSKLIEFMDTFFFILRKNNHQITVLHVYHHASMFNIWWFVMNWVPCGHSYFGATLNSFIHVLMYSYYGLSSIPSMRPYLWWKKYITQGQLLQFVLTIIQTTCGVIWPCAFPLGWLYFQIGYMISLIALFTNFYIQTYNKKGASRRREQQKDHQNGSVAAVNGHAGRFSSLENNVKPRRQRKD; from the exons ATGGAACACTTTGACGCTTCACTTAGTACCTACTTCAAGGCATGGCTAGGCACCCGAG ATCCCAGGGTAAAAGGATGGTTTCTCCTGGACAATTACATCCCGACTTTGGTCTGCTCCATCCTGTACTTGCTGATTGTATGGCTGGGACCAAAATACATGAAGATGAGGCAGCCGTTCTCTTGCCGGGGGATTCTGGTGGTGTACAACCTCGGACTCACGCTGCTGTCTCTTTATATGTTCTGTGAG ttAGTGATGGGAGTATGGGAAGGCAAATATAACTACTTCTGTCAGGGCACACACAGCGCAGGAGAAGCAGATATGAAG ATCATCCGCGTGCTCTGGTGGTACTACTTCTCCAAGCTCATCGAGTTCATGGACACCTTCTTCTTCATCCTGCGCAAGAACAACCACCAGATCACCGTCCTGCACGTCTACCACCACGCCAGCATGTTCAACATCTGGTGGTTCGTGATGAACTGGGTGCCCTGTGGCCACT CTTATTTCGGTGCCACCCTTAACAGCTTCATCCACGTCCTCATGTACTCGTACTACGGCCTGTCATCCATCCCGTCCATGCGGCCGTACCTCTGGTGGAAGAAGTACATCACTCAGGGGCAGCTG CTTCAGTTTGTGCTGACCATCATCCAGACCACCTGCGGGGTCATCTGGCCGTGTGCCTTCCCTCTTGGGTGGCTGTATTTCCAGATTGGATACATGATTTCTCTGATCGCCCTCTTCACAAACTTCTACATTCAG ACCTACAACAAGAAGGGGGCCTCGCGGAGGAGAGAGCAGCAGAAGGACCACCAGAATGGCTCCGTGGCTGCCGTGAACGGCCACGCCGGCAGGTTTTCTTCCCTGGAAAACAATGTGAAGCCGAGGAGGCAGCGGAAGGACTGA
- the ELOVL5 gene encoding very long chain fatty acid elongase 5 isoform X1, giving the protein MVSFVWIFKLELAHNSCLKMEHFDASLSTYFKAWLGTRDPRVKGWFLLDNYIPTLVCSILYLLIVWLGPKYMKMRQPFSCRGILVVYNLGLTLLSLYMFCELVMGVWEGKYNYFCQGTHSAGEADMKIIRVLWWYYFSKLIEFMDTFFFILRKNNHQITVLHVYHHASMFNIWWFVMNWVPCGHSYFGATLNSFIHVLMYSYYGLSSIPSMRPYLWWKKYITQGQLLQFVLTIIQTTCGVIWPCAFPLGWLYFQIGYMISLIALFTNFYIQTYNKKGASRRREQQKDHQNGSVAAVNGHAGRFSSLENNVKPRRQRKD; this is encoded by the exons ATGGTGTCTTTCGTCTGGATTTTCAAATTAGAACTAGCACATAACTctt gtTTGAAAATGGAACACTTTGACGCTTCACTTAGTACCTACTTCAAGGCATGGCTAGGCACCCGAG ATCCCAGGGTAAAAGGATGGTTTCTCCTGGACAATTACATCCCGACTTTGGTCTGCTCCATCCTGTACTTGCTGATTGTATGGCTGGGACCAAAATACATGAAGATGAGGCAGCCGTTCTCTTGCCGGGGGATTCTGGTGGTGTACAACCTCGGACTCACGCTGCTGTCTCTTTATATGTTCTGTGAG ttAGTGATGGGAGTATGGGAAGGCAAATATAACTACTTCTGTCAGGGCACACACAGCGCAGGAGAAGCAGATATGAAG ATCATCCGCGTGCTCTGGTGGTACTACTTCTCCAAGCTCATCGAGTTCATGGACACCTTCTTCTTCATCCTGCGCAAGAACAACCACCAGATCACCGTCCTGCACGTCTACCACCACGCCAGCATGTTCAACATCTGGTGGTTCGTGATGAACTGGGTGCCCTGTGGCCACT CTTATTTCGGTGCCACCCTTAACAGCTTCATCCACGTCCTCATGTACTCGTACTACGGCCTGTCATCCATCCCGTCCATGCGGCCGTACCTCTGGTGGAAGAAGTACATCACTCAGGGGCAGCTG CTTCAGTTTGTGCTGACCATCATCCAGACCACCTGCGGGGTCATCTGGCCGTGTGCCTTCCCTCTTGGGTGGCTGTATTTCCAGATTGGATACATGATTTCTCTGATCGCCCTCTTCACAAACTTCTACATTCAG ACCTACAACAAGAAGGGGGCCTCGCGGAGGAGAGAGCAGCAGAAGGACCACCAGAATGGCTCCGTGGCTGCCGTGAACGGCCACGCCGGCAGGTTTTCTTCCCTGGAAAACAATGTGAAGCCGAGGAGGCAGCGGAAGGACTGA